The following coding sequences are from one SAR86 cluster bacterium window:
- a CDS encoding SDR family oxidoreductase translates to MFDLRGKNAVITGSSKGLGKSIATAMALHGANVVISSRKADVCQATADEINNLDTPPLYGEKGKAVVIPCNISDKTALEMLVEESRSQLGKIDILVCNAATNPFFGSIKDIPDDAFEKIMNNNIKSNHNLCQMVIPEMMERKDGCIIVISSIGGLNASPVIGAYNISKAADLMLVKNYALEFGQHNIRTNAIAPGLFRTDFAKALWENPEILKQSTATCPMKRIGEPDEIGGAAVFLASEAGSFVNGHTLVIDGGTII, encoded by the coding sequence ATGTTTGATCTCAGGGGGAAAAATGCGGTCATAACAGGCTCCTCAAAAGGATTGGGCAAATCTATTGCTACGGCCATGGCACTTCACGGAGCTAATGTAGTAATTTCTAGTAGAAAAGCTGACGTGTGCCAAGCTACTGCAGATGAGATTAATAATTTAGATACTCCGCCTTTATATGGCGAGAAAGGAAAAGCGGTTGTTATTCCCTGCAACATTTCAGATAAAACGGCCCTTGAAATGCTTGTTGAGGAATCTAGATCTCAATTAGGAAAAATTGACATACTTGTTTGTAACGCTGCTACAAATCCCTTTTTTGGCTCAATAAAAGATATTCCCGATGATGCTTTTGAAAAAATTATGAATAATAATATTAAAAGCAACCATAATTTATGTCAGATGGTCATTCCAGAAATGATGGAAAGAAAAGATGGTTGTATCATAGTTATTTCTTCTATTGGCGGTTTAAATGCAAGTCCTGTCATAGGTGCCTACAATATTTCCAAAGCAGCTGACTTAATGTTAGTGAAAAATTATGCTTTGGAATTTGGGCAACATAACATTAGGACTAATGCTATTGCGCCTGGTTTATTTAGAACCGACTTTGCCAAAGCCCTATGGGAAAATCCTGAAATCCTCAAGCAATCCACAGCAACTTGTCCAATGAAAAGAATCGGTGAACCAGATGAAATTGGTGGCGCTGCTGTATTTTTAGCGTCAGAGGCAGGAAGTTTTGTTAACGGTCACACTCTGGTAATTGATGGAGGCACAATAATCTAA
- a CDS encoding acyl--CoA ligase — MESKLLTPDGRLELLKEVTKEGLLTLSKAEIRGNEYHVFENAPQNLRDYYQLGFMHGDWTHIVYEDERYQFKETMEKANQLANRLIDKFDIKKGDKVAFSMRNYPEWMFAYIATTSIGAIAVPLNSWWKGDELEYGLVNSEAKLFIADEERLDRVKDILPDLSRIAVRASKPEYIKINFDQIIDGADTKLQKIVDINPEDEASIMYTSGSTGHPKGVVLTHRGIIFAPLYWITITTMGRLAEISEDTSSDDQLAEEKYQPATLLSVPLFHVTGCHAIFLLSIAVGRKTVLMYKWDPENALDLIEAEKISAFTGVPTMSSEIVEAQAKNPRNIETLKDLLGGGSARPPEQVRKQKKHLPNTNPGIGYGMTETNALGANNAGEVYVKKPASTGFGLPLLMELKIIDDDGNDLNTNETGEVCIKSASTFKGYWKNKEATDEALTKDGWVKTGDIGYLDDDGFLYINDRKKDLVIRGGENISCIEVEAAICEHPSVLEASVFGVPDDRLGEILATYICIREGSALSEEEISSFLGEKIANFKVPSHYRFQTEKLPRIASGKIAKIDMRKEAVELIKANGNIR; from the coding sequence ATGGAATCAAAACTTTTAACACCTGATGGTAGATTAGAGCTTCTTAAAGAGGTTACAAAGGAAGGGTTGCTAACTCTCTCTAAAGCTGAAATTCGAGGTAATGAATATCATGTCTTCGAAAATGCACCCCAAAATCTTAGAGATTATTATCAACTTGGTTTCATGCATGGAGACTGGACTCACATAGTTTACGAAGACGAGAGATATCAATTTAAAGAAACTATGGAAAAAGCTAATCAATTAGCTAATAGATTAATTGATAAATTTGATATTAAAAAAGGCGATAAAGTTGCTTTTTCAATGCGTAATTATCCTGAATGGATGTTTGCCTATATTGCTACGACTTCAATCGGTGCAATTGCAGTTCCTTTAAATTCCTGGTGGAAAGGAGATGAATTAGAATATGGTTTGGTAAATAGTGAAGCAAAACTTTTCATTGCAGATGAAGAGAGGTTGGATAGAGTAAAAGATATCTTGCCAGATCTTTCAAGAATTGCAGTAAGAGCATCAAAACCTGAATATATCAAAATAAATTTTGATCAAATAATTGATGGTGCAGACACAAAATTACAAAAAATTGTTGATATTAATCCAGAAGATGAAGCTTCAATCATGTATACCTCAGGTAGCACTGGACATCCAAAAGGTGTTGTCTTAACTCATAGAGGAATTATTTTTGCTCCATTGTATTGGATAACAATTACTACTATGGGAAGACTCGCGGAGATTAGTGAGGATACATCTTCTGATGATCAACTTGCCGAAGAGAAATATCAACCGGCAACCTTACTAAGCGTTCCTCTTTTTCACGTCACTGGCTGTCATGCCATTTTTCTCCTATCAATTGCTGTGGGAAGAAAAACTGTATTGATGTATAAGTGGGATCCAGAAAACGCTTTAGATCTTATCGAAGCAGAAAAAATCTCTGCATTTACCGGAGTCCCAACGATGTCCTCTGAAATTGTTGAAGCTCAAGCAAAGAATCCTAGAAATATTGAAACCTTAAAAGATTTGTTGGGTGGAGGATCAGCAAGGCCTCCAGAACAAGTAAGAAAACAAAAAAAACATCTTCCAAATACAAATCCTGGAATTGGTTATGGAATGACAGAAACAAATGCATTGGGTGCAAATAATGCTGGAGAAGTATATGTAAAAAAGCCAGCCAGCACTGGTTTTGGCTTACCATTACTTATGGAGTTAAAAATTATCGACGATGATGGTAATGATTTAAATACGAATGAAACCGGCGAAGTTTGTATAAAGTCTGCTTCAACATTTAAAGGTTATTGGAAAAATAAAGAAGCTACCGATGAAGCGCTTACTAAAGATGGCTGGGTTAAAACTGGGGATATTGGATATCTTGATGACGATGGATTTCTGTATATTAACGATAGAAAAAAAGATTTAGTCATTAGAGGTGGAGAAAATATATCTTGTATTGAAGTTGAGGCTGCTATTTGTGAACACCCTTCCGTTCTCGAAGCTTCTGTGTTTGGTGTTCCTGATGATAGATTGGGTGAAATCCTAGCGACATACATATGTATTCGTGAGGGATCTGCTTTAAGTGAAGAAGAAATTTCTAGCTTTTTGGGAGAAAAAATTGCAAATTTTAAAGTACCCTCTCACTATAGGTTTCAGACAGAAAAATTGCCTAGAATAGCTTCTGGAAAAATTGCAAAGATAGATATGCGAAAAGAAGCTGTGGAACTAATTAAAGCTAATGGAAATATCAGGTAA
- a CDS encoding SDR family oxidoreductase, which yields MEISGKNVVITGGASGIGKALAKAFKSAGANYVLIADQNEESGKAVSKELGVKFTKTNVAKESEIIGLIETANEDSGTIDIFCSNAGIGGEPMLLDVSTDDWQNIWEINVMSHIFAAKNVLPQMLEQGSGYLMNTSSAAGLLTQVGLAPYSVTKAAALSLAEWIKITYGNKGIGVSCLCPQAVRTPMTENGAGTAGVDGMIEPEECAAAVLEAIEKEQFLITPHEEVLEYIKRKATDYDRWIGGMQRLQSKFEDFYGDLFKKT from the coding sequence ATGGAAATATCAGGTAAAAATGTAGTAATTACTGGCGGTGCTAGTGGAATAGGTAAAGCATTAGCAAAAGCTTTTAAATCGGCAGGAGCTAATTATGTGTTGATTGCTGATCAGAACGAAGAAAGTGGTAAAGCTGTTTCAAAGGAATTAGGCGTGAAGTTCACAAAAACAAATGTAGCAAAAGAGAGTGAAATAATTGGATTAATCGAAACTGCAAATGAAGATTCTGGAACTATCGATATTTTTTGCTCGAATGCAGGAATAGGTGGAGAACCAATGTTGCTTGATGTTTCGACAGATGACTGGCAAAACATTTGGGAAATAAATGTTATGAGTCATATTTTTGCTGCAAAAAACGTATTACCTCAAATGCTAGAACAAGGTAGTGGTTATTTAATGAATACATCTTCAGCTGCCGGACTGCTTACTCAAGTTGGACTAGCGCCCTATTCAGTTACTAAAGCTGCTGCTTTGAGTTTGGCTGAATGGATCAAAATTACGTACGGAAATAAAGGTATTGGAGTTTCTTGCCTCTGTCCTCAAGCAGTAAGAACGCCTATGACAGAAAATGGTGCTGGGACTGCAGGCGTCGATGGCATGATTGAGCCCGAAGAATGCGCCGCTGCTGTCCTAGAAGCAATTGAAAAAGAACAATTTCTAATCACTCCCCATGAGGAAGTTTTAGAATATATAAAAAGAAAAGCTACAGACTATGATCGATGGATTGGAGGCATGCAAAGACTTCAAAGTAAATTTGAAGATTTTTATGGCGATCTTTTCAAAAAAACTTAA
- a CDS encoding TIGR02206 family membrane protein: MNGYSEFKIFGIDHILAIFFLIIISIFIPMLLKRKSRNDLYLFTSILALVIIANEFAKPFYYPYLFPERYEFFSMLPFHLCNLSSFLIAFHLLFNNKLLFNISFFWGIGGCSMALTQPDISYTFPHPHFLLYFFSHGMLFFAIFLSSITFRERPNFQDLIKVILISMPTVAGIYTINLTINFFVESAPANYWYLMEFPIGANLTAFMPEPPAHIPVFAIIGLILFGLIYLPFFIYDKVSARA, encoded by the coding sequence ATGAATGGTTATAGTGAGTTCAAAATCTTCGGAATTGATCACATCCTGGCTATATTTTTTCTGATAATAATATCTATTTTTATTCCAATGCTTTTAAAAAGAAAGTCACGCAATGATCTTTATTTATTTACATCAATTTTAGCTCTAGTAATAATTGCTAATGAATTTGCGAAACCTTTTTATTACCCTTATCTATTTCCCGAAAGATACGAGTTCTTTTCAATGCTGCCCTTTCATTTGTGTAATTTGTCATCCTTCCTGATAGCTTTTCATTTATTGTTTAACAATAAACTTTTATTTAACATTTCTTTTTTCTGGGGCATTGGAGGCTGCTCTATGGCACTCACTCAACCAGATATTTCATATACCTTTCCTCATCCTCACTTTTTGCTTTATTTCTTTTCGCACGGTATGTTATTTTTTGCGATTTTTTTATCATCAATAACCTTCAGAGAAAGACCTAATTTTCAGGATTTGATAAAAGTCATTCTGATTAGTATGCCTACGGTTGCTGGTATTTATACAATTAATTTAACAATTAATTTCTTTGTGGAAAGTGCTCCTGCAAATTATTGGTATTTAATGGAATTTCCTATTGGAGCCAATTTAACAGCATTTATGCCAGAGCCTCCAGCGCACATTCCGGTCTTCGCAATAATTGGTTTAATATTATTTGGATTGATTTATCTACCTTTTTTTATTTACGATAAAGTTTCTGCTCGAGCTTAA
- a CDS encoding long-chain-acyl-CoA synthetase codes for MSNLKWKLLGIYEDLYYYTLGLPRLLFTWKDDANLTMLNFFDKNVRSYPNDVALIFEGEELTWKQANDQVNNYAGFLSSQGVKKGDCFAMLMDNSSDFILLLLASFRIGSIAALINTTVAGDGLKHVISISNVKMITVGASHLKKLNKSLENSNLKDLPVFVIEDSEKVSSDSKNLKNLSKTFSSFEPAVHKMKDVAAYIFTSGTTGLPKAALVDHAKFVKASFAGHYLCFGFKKNDRLYLTLPLYHSTGLLLGWAASLRSGCANVIKAKFSATDFWEDVRKYKTNKFIYVGELCRYLMNMPPSDKDAKNPISRISGNGLRPDIWEAFQKRFNINQIREIYGATEAVGMTINYFSRAGMIGRKRSDSTIIECNKEDGSPILNAQGFCTKVKQGETGLYIQRINSVAKFQGYLDAQASNKKILQNVFKEGDRFFNTGDLITLHDNNWLSFADRVGDTYRWKSENVSTMEVAAILNKASGVLDCNVYGVQVDSAEGKAGMATMSVSEEFSFESFTHHVNENLNSFQRPCFLRLSNEMKTTGTFKHQKEDLKKQGFNPESIDDKLFFYQKDNYVEIDSSLYQRIQSGEERF; via the coding sequence ATGAGTAATTTAAAATGGAAGCTTTTGGGGATTTATGAGGATCTATACTATTATACTCTAGGCCTGCCTAGACTTCTTTTCACTTGGAAAGACGATGCGAATTTAACAATGTTAAATTTTTTTGATAAGAATGTTAGGTCTTATCCCAACGATGTAGCTTTAATTTTTGAAGGAGAAGAATTGACTTGGAAACAAGCCAATGATCAGGTTAACAACTATGCAGGCTTCTTAAGTTCTCAAGGTGTTAAAAAAGGAGATTGCTTTGCTATGCTGATGGATAATAGTTCAGACTTTATCTTGCTTCTTCTTGCTTCTTTTCGAATTGGCTCCATTGCGGCATTGATAAATACTACTGTTGCCGGTGATGGCTTAAAACACGTAATTAGTATTTCAAATGTAAAAATGATAACTGTTGGAGCGTCTCATTTAAAAAAACTGAATAAATCATTAGAAAATAGTAATTTAAAAGATCTGCCTGTTTTCGTTATTGAAGACTCTGAAAAAGTCTCTAGTGATTCTAAGAACCTAAAAAATCTTTCAAAAACTTTCTCTTCTTTTGAGCCAGCGGTTCACAAAATGAAAGACGTAGCTGCCTATATATTCACTTCAGGAACAACAGGACTTCCAAAAGCTGCATTAGTGGATCACGCTAAATTTGTAAAAGCTTCTTTTGCTGGCCATTATTTATGTTTTGGATTTAAAAAAAATGATCGTCTTTACTTAACTTTGCCTTTATACCATTCAACGGGGTTACTTTTGGGATGGGCAGCAAGCCTAAGATCTGGATGTGCAAATGTTATTAAAGCAAAATTTTCAGCAACTGACTTTTGGGAAGATGTTAGAAAATATAAAACCAATAAATTTATCTACGTTGGTGAGCTTTGCAGATACTTAATGAATATGCCTCCCTCGGATAAAGATGCAAAAAATCCAATTTCAAGAATTTCTGGAAATGGCCTAAGGCCAGACATTTGGGAGGCATTTCAAAAAAGATTCAATATTAATCAAATTAGAGAAATATATGGAGCTACAGAAGCGGTAGGAATGACAATTAATTATTTTAGTCGCGCTGGAATGATTGGAAGAAAAAGATCTGATTCAACAATTATTGAATGCAACAAAGAGGATGGATCTCCGATTCTTAATGCTCAAGGTTTTTGCACGAAAGTAAAACAAGGAGAAACAGGTCTCTATATCCAAAGAATAAATTCTGTTGCTAAATTCCAAGGATATCTAGATGCTCAAGCTTCAAATAAAAAAATATTGCAAAATGTTTTTAAAGAAGGCGACCGTTTCTTTAATACTGGCGATTTAATAACTCTACATGACAATAATTGGTTATCTTTTGCCGATCGAGTTGGAGATACTTATCGGTGGAAAAGTGAAAACGTTTCAACAATGGAAGTTGCTGCAATTCTTAATAAAGCTTCAGGAGTTTTAGATTGTAACGTTTACGGAGTTCAAGTTGACTCTGCTGAGGGCAAAGCTGGAATGGCGACTATGAGTGTTTCAGAAGAATTTTCTTTTGAGTCATTCACTCATCATGTAAACGAAAATTTAAATAGTTTCCAAAGACCTTGTTTCCTCAGATTATCAAACGAAATGAAAACAACAGGTACATTTAAACACCAAAAAGAAGATTTAAAGAAGCAAGGATTCAACCCAGAATCAATAGATGATAAATTATTTTTTTATCAAAAAGATAACTATGTTGAAATTGATAGTTCTCTTTACCAAAGAATTCAATCAGGAGAGGAGAGATTTTGA
- a CDS encoding DsbA family protein produces the protein MNMFSNYENFKAIRNKAESDRIKEKREHEILYFHKVDDPYSHLTIQFIDKLIDEYSIKLSPILVGDENPETLHEPSLYSNYCLEDVKRIAPYYGVDFGGTSYPNKSLINLANSVLASVPPENFTKVAKLVSDFLWQNNKNELINLSRNYSSSPEKVKEILKEGNNKRDGSGYYFGSAFYYEKELYWGVDRLNHLEERLTELGVKKTLSNESVAPLILSAPNELISKTKLNLSFYPSLNSPYTFISAKRVKELSEKYPVNLITKPVLPMLMRMMTIPTFKAKYIISDAAREGRKYDYEMKSIYSPIGKPARKAYSLFPEINNHGKGFEYIEGLLKASFQDGINIGEESFLENLVSELGLNWSEIKKHLNTSAWKKILNENCEDMYRGNCWGVPSFKITNADGSNPYYVWGQDRIWLVKEEINKRLNS, from the coding sequence ATGAATATGTTTTCAAATTATGAAAACTTTAAGGCAATAAGAAATAAAGCCGAATCCGATAGAATTAAAGAAAAAAGAGAACATGAAATTTTATATTTTCATAAGGTGGATGATCCTTACTCCCATTTAACAATCCAATTTATAGATAAACTTATTGACGAATATTCAATAAAATTAAGCCCAATTTTAGTGGGTGATGAAAATCCAGAAACACTGCATGAGCCTTCCTTGTACAGCAATTATTGTTTGGAAGACGTAAAAAGAATTGCTCCCTATTACGGTGTTGATTTTGGTGGGACTTCTTATCCAAATAAATCTCTGATAAACCTGGCTAATTCTGTTCTTGCATCTGTTCCTCCAGAAAATTTCACTAAAGTCGCTAAATTGGTAAGTGATTTTCTCTGGCAAAACAATAAGAATGAACTTATTAATTTGTCTAGGAATTATTCTTCTTCTCCTGAAAAGGTCAAAGAGATATTGAAAGAAGGAAATAATAAAAGAGATGGAAGTGGTTATTATTTTGGATCAGCTTTTTACTACGAAAAAGAACTTTACTGGGGGGTAGACCGATTAAATCATTTAGAAGAAAGACTTACTGAGCTTGGAGTAAAAAAAACTTTGTCAAATGAATCTGTAGCGCCATTAATATTGTCAGCTCCTAATGAGCTAATTTCCAAAACAAAGCTAAATTTAAGCTTCTACCCTTCTTTGAATAGCCCATATACTTTCATAAGCGCAAAGAGAGTTAAAGAGTTATCTGAAAAATATCCTGTCAACTTGATAACTAAACCAGTATTACCGATGCTTATGCGAATGATGACAATTCCTACGTTTAAAGCAAAGTACATTATTTCAGATGCAGCAAGAGAAGGAAGAAAATATGATTATGAGATGAAATCAATATATTCACCAATTGGAAAACCGGCAAGAAAAGCTTATTCACTTTTTCCAGAAATAAATAATCATGGGAAAGGATTTGAATATATTGAAGGATTGTTGAAAGCCTCTTTTCAAGATGGTATCAACATAGGCGAAGAGAGTTTTTTGGAAAATCTCGTATCTGAGCTTGGGCTTAATTGGAGTGAAATTAAAAAGCATCTAAATACATCAGCTTGGAAAAAAATTCTTAATGAAAACTGTGAAGACATGTATCGTGGAAATTGTTGGGGTGTTCCTAGTTTTAAAATAACTAATGCAGACGGCAGCAATCCTTACTATGTCTGGGGACAAGATAGAATTTGGTTGGTAAAAGAAGAAATTAACAAACGACTAAATTCATAA
- a CDS encoding cysteine synthase family protein: MNKIYSNILDMVGNTPILKINSIDTGLCELYVKLENLNPGGSIKDRVGLQMITDAEDKGLLKKGGVIVECTAGNTGLGLALAAKLKGYKLILVIPDKMSKEKVMHLEAMGVDIIFTRSDVEKGHPEHYQDLAAKIVSETPGAFFTDQFNNPSNPKIHETTTGPEIWEQMEGNIDAFVAGVGTGGTISGVGKYLKSKNAKINIVIADPVGSVVADAVNTGSYKYENGSWLVEGIGEDHIPGNLNLDIIDEGIYVSDKDAFEMLNKLLQEEGILAGTSCGTLVHAAVEWCKLQKTPKKVVTLICDTGNKYLSKAYNKEWLEENF, from the coding sequence ATGAATAAAATTTATTCAAATATTTTAGATATGGTTGGAAATACTCCAATCTTAAAAATTAACTCAATAGATACAGGTTTATGTGAACTTTACGTAAAGTTAGAAAACCTAAACCCAGGAGGCTCTATAAAGGACAGAGTTGGTCTACAAATGATTACCGATGCAGAAGATAAAGGTCTTTTAAAAAAAGGTGGCGTAATAGTTGAGTGTACTGCAGGAAATACCGGTTTAGGTTTAGCACTCGCTGCAAAGTTGAAAGGTTATAAATTAATCTTAGTAATACCAGACAAAATGAGTAAAGAAAAAGTTATGCACCTTGAAGCTATGGGTGTTGATATTATATTTACAAGATCAGATGTTGAAAAAGGTCATCCAGAACATTACCAAGATTTAGCAGCAAAAATTGTTTCAGAAACTCCTGGTGCATTTTTCACAGATCAATTTAATAATCCCTCTAATCCAAAGATCCATGAAACAACAACAGGACCGGAGATTTGGGAGCAAATGGAAGGAAATATTGATGCATTTGTGGCTGGTGTTGGGACCGGAGGAACAATAAGTGGGGTTGGAAAATATTTAAAATCCAAGAATGCAAAAATAAATATTGTTATTGCAGATCCAGTTGGCTCTGTTGTTGCAGATGCTGTTAACACTGGATCTTATAAATATGAAAATGGTTCTTGGCTTGTGGAAGGAATTGGTGAAGACCATATTCCTGGTAACTTAAATTTAGATATTATTGACGAAGGTATTTATGTTTCAGACAAAGACGCCTTTGAAATGTTGAACAAACTATTGCAAGAAGAAGGAATTCTTGCAGGAACATCATGCGGAACACTTGTTCATGCCGCAGTTGAATGGTGTAAATTGCAAAAAACTCCAAAAAAAGTTGTTACATTGATTTGTGATACTGGAAATAAGTATCTTTCAAAAGCTTACAATAAAGAGTGGCTTGAGGAAAATTTTTAA
- a CDS encoding PLP-dependent aspartate aminotransferase family protein, with product MTKKKKKNFETLAIHAGQKPDPTSGAVMTPIVMASTFEQSSPGVHKGYDYSRSINPTREAFEECIASLENGIKGFGFSSGVAAISACVELLEPGDHIIAMDDLYGGSVRLFNEIKSISQGIKISYVDMSNIENIEKEISDNTKMLFIETPTNPLLKVSDLQKISELAKNRKILTVCDNTFASPFNQKPLNFGIDIVIHSATKYLGGHSDLIAGAMVIGKDDLNLIARMENIHNSLGPISGAFDSYLLLRSLKTLVVRMQRHNENAMKLAQYFEGHNKISRVIYPGLVSHPQHSLAKSQMEGFSGIVSLELNGNLSTAKELLEKTSIFTLAESLGGVESLIEHPGLMTHASLPKERREKLGISDTLIRLSVGLENIDDLIDDIESSLN from the coding sequence ATGACAAAAAAGAAAAAAAAGAATTTCGAAACTTTGGCTATACATGCTGGTCAAAAACCTGACCCAACTTCGGGCGCTGTAATGACTCCAATAGTCATGGCATCAACCTTCGAACAATCTAGTCCAGGAGTACACAAAGGGTATGATTATTCCAGATCAATAAATCCTACCAGAGAAGCATTTGAAGAATGCATTGCAAGTTTAGAAAATGGTATTAAAGGGTTTGGATTTTCTTCTGGTGTTGCAGCAATCTCTGCATGTGTTGAATTACTAGAACCAGGCGATCACATCATTGCAATGGACGACCTTTACGGAGGATCAGTTAGATTATTTAATGAAATCAAAAGCATTTCTCAAGGAATTAAAATTTCCTATGTTGACATGAGCAATATTGAAAACATAGAAAAAGAGATTTCAGATAATACAAAGATGTTATTTATTGAAACTCCTACAAATCCATTATTAAAAGTATCAGATTTGCAAAAAATTTCTGAATTAGCAAAAAATAGAAAGATACTAACTGTTTGCGATAATACTTTTGCATCGCCCTTCAATCAGAAGCCATTAAATTTTGGAATTGATATTGTGATTCATTCAGCTACAAAATATTTGGGCGGACATTCAGATTTAATTGCTGGTGCAATGGTTATAGGAAAAGATGATCTAAATTTGATAGCGAGGATGGAAAACATCCATAATTCTCTTGGGCCTATTTCTGGAGCTTTTGATAGTTATTTACTTTTAAGGAGTTTAAAAACACTTGTGGTGAGAATGCAACGACACAATGAAAATGCAATGAAATTAGCTCAATATTTTGAGGGGCATAATAAAATTTCTAGAGTAATTTATCCAGGTCTCGTCTCACATCCGCAGCATAGTCTAGCTAAGTCGCAAATGGAAGGTTTTTCCGGAATTGTCTCATTAGAGTTAAACGGAAATTTATCAACTGCAAAGGAACTTTTAGAAAAAACTTCTATATTTACTCTTGCCGAAAGTCTTGGAGGTGTAGAAAGTCTGATTGAACACCCAGGTTTAATGACTCATGCATCTTTACCAAAAGAACGAAGAGAGAAATTAGGAATTTCCGATACTCTTATTCGTTTATCAGTTGGATTGGAAAATATTGACGACTTAATTGATGATATTGAGAGTTCTCTTAATTAG
- a CDS encoding VOC family protein, producing MGTKLKHYSTIGTNNKEVAEKFYDELLSLVNAKKFPANDRITMWMSSEDNSVLLAIAVPYDGEKASNGNGTMKGIALDTKEEVDAMYAKAIELGASDDGEPGQRAGAFYGAYVHDLDGNKLTFFNFDV from the coding sequence ATGGGAACAAAGCTAAAACACTATTCGACAATAGGTACTAACAATAAAGAAGTAGCAGAAAAGTTTTATGATGAACTTTTGTCTCTGGTAAATGCTAAAAAATTTCCTGCAAATGATCGTATAACTATGTGGATGTCGTCCGAAGATAATTCTGTTTTGCTCGCAATTGCAGTTCCATATGATGGAGAAAAAGCCTCAAATGGAAATGGAACAATGAAAGGAATTGCATTGGATACCAAAGAAGAAGTAGATGCAATGTATGCCAAAGCAATTGAGTTAGGTGCTAGCGATGATGGAGAGCCTGGTCAAAGAGCGGGAGCTTTTTATGGTGCATACGTTCACGATCTAGATGGAAATAAGTTAACTTTTTTTAATTTTGATGTCTAA
- the purU gene encoding formyltetrahydrofolate deformylase — translation MNDQEFILRVTCPDSLGLVAKVSNFLNEQNLFIKDSAHYGDPITKKFFMRVKVISPNQEINKENFNKTFSVLAEEASMDWSFQNAILKPSTTIFVSKYSHCLQDLLYRTSVDSLKINIKSVISNHPDLEKIVSDYGIPFHHIEVAKDNKSEVEMKMSKIIEDDNVDLIILARYMQILSTDFCNKYFGKIINIHHSFLPSFKGAKPYHQAYEKGVKILGATAHYVTSELDEGPIIEQTVDRIDHSKSPEDMEVIGRDIESITLAKAVQYHSEQRIFLNDNKTVIFK, via the coding sequence ATGAATGATCAAGAATTTATTTTAAGAGTTACTTGTCCTGACTCACTTGGGTTGGTGGCAAAAGTTTCAAATTTTTTAAATGAACAAAACCTTTTTATTAAAGATTCAGCTCATTATGGCGATCCAATAACTAAAAAGTTTTTTATGAGGGTAAAAGTAATCTCGCCTAATCAAGAAATTAATAAAGAAAATTTTAATAAAACATTCTCAGTTTTGGCCGAAGAAGCTTCCATGGATTGGTCTTTTCAGAATGCCATTTTAAAACCTAGCACTACAATATTTGTTTCAAAATATAGTCATTGTTTGCAGGATCTTCTTTACAGGACAAGTGTTGATTCATTAAAAATTAATATTAAATCTGTTATTTCTAATCATCCAGATTTAGAAAAGATAGTTTCAGATTACGGAATCCCTTTTCACCACATTGAGGTAGCTAAAGATAATAAATCTGAAGTAGAGATGAAAATGTCGAAAATAATTGAAGATGACAATGTAGATTTAATTATTCTAGCAAGATATATGCAAATCCTATCTACAGATTTTTGTAATAAATATTTTGGTAAAATAATAAACATACATCATTCTTTTCTCCCAAGTTTTAAAGGGGCAAAACCTTACCATCAAGCTTATGAAAAGGGGGTTAAAATCCTTGGAGCTACAGCTCATTATGTGACAAGTGAACTAGATGAAGGGCCTATCATAGAACAAACGGTTGATAGAATTGATCATTCAAAATCGCCAGAAGATATGGAAGTTATTGGAAGGGATATTGAATCGATTACCTTAGCAAAAGCTGTACAATATCATTCTGAACAGAGAATTTTCTTGAATGATAACAAAACGGTGATATTTAAATAA